One stretch of Glycine soja cultivar W05 chromosome 7, ASM419377v2, whole genome shotgun sequence DNA includes these proteins:
- the LOC114418932 gene encoding transcription factor AS1-like — MKDRQRWRAEEDALLRAYVKQYGPREWNLVSQRMNTPLNRDAKSCLERWKNYLKPGIKKGSLTEEEQRLVINLQATHGNKWKKIAAQVPGRTAKRLGKWWEVFKEKQQRETKGNNCTIDPINDSKYEHILESFAEKLVKERPSTSTSTSFVMATSNSSFLHADAPAPAPALLPSWLSNSNGTAPVRPPSPSVTLSLSPSTVAAPPPWMQPPVRGQDNASPLVLGNVAPHGAVLAFGENMVMSELVECCKELDEVHHALAGHKKEAAWRLSRVELQLESEKAGRRREKMEEIEAKIKALREEQTAALDRIEAEYREQLAGLRRDAESKEQKLAEQWAAKHLRLTKFLEQVGCRSRLTEPNGR; from the coding sequence ATGAAGGATAGGCAACGTTGGAGAgctgaagaggatgctttactACGCGCATATGTCAAACAGTATGGTCCTAGGGAATGGAATCTGGTGTCTCAGCGCATGAACACACCTCTTAACAGGGATGCCAAGTCATGCTTAGAAAGGTGGAAGAACTACCTCAAGCCCGGCATTAAGAAAGGATCTCTTACAGAGGAAGAGCAGCGTCTAGTCATCAACCTTCAAGCAACACACGGCAACAAGTGGAAGAAAATTGCAGCACAAGTCCCTGGTCGCACAGCAAAGAGGTTAGGGAAGTGGTGGGAAGTGTTCAAAGAGAAGCAGCAAAGGGAAACAAAGGGGAATAACTGCACCATTGACCCAATTAACGATAGCAAGTACGAGCATATCCTTGAGAGTTTTGCAGAGAAGCTAGTGAAAGAAAGGccttcaacatcaacatcaacatcatttgTTATGGCTACTTCCAACAGTTCTTTTCTGCATGCTGATGCACCGGCTCCTGCACCAGCCTTGCTTCCGTCTTGGCTTTCCAATTCCAATGGCACTGCACCTGTGAGGCCACCCTCCCCTTCTGTGACTCTTAGTCTTTCTCCCTCGACGGTGGCAGCGCCTCCTCCATGGATGCAGCCCCCCGTCAGAGGACAGGACAATGCTAGTCCTCTTGTTTTGGGGAATGTGGCGCCTCACGGGGCCGTTCTAGCATTTGGTGAGAACATGGTGATGTCTGAGCTAGTGGAGTGCTGCAAGGAGTTGGATGAAGTGCATCATGCTTTGGCCGGGCATAAGAAGGAGGCAGCATGGCGGTTAAGCAGGGTGGAGCTGCAGTTGGAGTCTGAGAAGGCTGGGCGAAGGAGGGAGAAGATGGAGGAAATCGAAGCGAAAATCAAAGCTCTGAGGGAGGAGCAAACGGCTGCATTGGATAGAATTGAAGCAGAATATAGGGAGCAGTTGGCAGGGCTGAGAAGAGATGCTGAAAGCAAGGAGCAAAAGTTGGCTGAACAATGGGCTGCAAAACACTTGCGACTTACTAAGTTTCTAGAACAGGTAGGGTGCAGATCAAGGCTCACTGAACCAAATGGAAGATAG